The following coding sequences are from one Candidatus Angelobacter sp. window:
- the tcmP gene encoding three-Cys-motif partner protein TcmP, with product MDDSPYLIAADGLLARGSGERAKRKHHYLGNYCGITTRSMKSKWRLVYLDVMAGPGCCKRKDTLEEFPGSPFVALEHEFSEYIFVEEDDGLADALRQRVNKHPKAKKVTIHNENWVRLAESGKLQFDNSTLVVAFVDPTGISQVPMSAMRQLARNPHIDLLVTIQYRLGIVWNAPQYQKAENDTVLDAFLDSHDWRGWDSQDPTEFGRKAIERFSKEICKLGFIGTRHVSVPEAQPLYRFTLFSRNALAKKFWDEILKINEKGQREWHF from the coding sequence GGGCAGTGGCGAGCGGGCTAAACGCAAGCATCACTACCTCGGTAACTACTGCGGCATCACGACGAGATCGATGAAGAGCAAATGGCGACTTGTCTACTTGGATGTCATGGCTGGACCGGGTTGCTGCAAAAGAAAAGACACCCTCGAAGAATTCCCCGGTTCGCCATTCGTAGCTCTGGAACACGAGTTTTCGGAATACATCTTTGTCGAAGAGGACGATGGGCTTGCAGACGCACTCAGACAGCGGGTAAACAAGCATCCCAAAGCGAAAAAGGTGACAATCCACAACGAGAACTGGGTTCGCTTGGCCGAGTCTGGCAAACTTCAATTCGATAACTCCACCTTAGTTGTCGCCTTCGTTGATCCGACGGGCATCTCTCAAGTTCCAATGTCAGCTATGCGCCAACTGGCTCGGAATCCGCACATAGACTTGCTCGTCACAATTCAATACCGCCTCGGAATTGTCTGGAACGCGCCTCAGTATCAGAAAGCAGAGAACGACACCGTGTTGGATGCGTTTCTTGATTCGCACGACTGGCGGGGCTGGGATTCCCAAGACCCGACAGAATTCGGACGGAAGGCGATCGAGCGTTTCAGTAAAGAGATTTGCAAACTGGGCTTCATCGGTACGCGACACGTGTCTGTCCCGGAAGCACAGCCGCTGTATCGTTTCACGCTTTTTAGTCGCAACGCGCTTGCCAAGAAATTCTGGGACGAAATCTTGAAGATCAACGAAAAGGGCCAACGTGAATGGCATTTTTAG
- a CDS encoding phage Gp37/Gp68 family protein translates to MSDKSKIEWTDATWNPVRGCTKISSGCLHCYAETFAERWRGIPGHPFEFGFDLRIVPEKLGDPLRWGTPRMIFVNSMSDLFHKDVPDEYIIKVARVMTAANWHTYQVLTKRADRLAALLKGKLRFAAEQLHIWWGVSVENKKQGLPRIDLLRSAPAKVRFLSIEPLLEDLGAFKLNGIAWAIVGGESGPGARPMKAEWVRSLHRQCKQAGVAFFFKQWGGVRKSETGRELDGKTYSEFPARNPIEAPSLEDRRGVWQKLETNLAMA, encoded by the coding sequence GTGAGCGATAAATCAAAAATCGAATGGACGGACGCGACGTGGAATCCGGTTCGTGGCTGCACCAAGATCAGCTCCGGCTGTCTCCACTGCTACGCCGAAACCTTTGCCGAACGTTGGCGCGGCATTCCGGGTCATCCGTTTGAATTCGGGTTCGATTTGCGGATCGTGCCGGAAAAACTCGGCGACCCGCTCCGTTGGGGAACACCTCGAATGATCTTCGTGAACTCCATGAGCGATCTTTTCCACAAGGACGTTCCAGATGAATACATCATCAAGGTCGCGCGCGTCATGACGGCGGCGAACTGGCATACTTACCAAGTCCTGACCAAACGCGCCGACCGGCTCGCGGCTTTGCTCAAGGGCAAGCTACGCTTTGCCGCCGAGCAATTGCATATCTGGTGGGGCGTGAGCGTGGAAAATAAGAAGCAGGGACTCCCACGAATTGACCTGCTCCGTTCAGCGCCAGCCAAGGTGAGATTTTTGTCCATCGAACCACTGCTGGAAGATCTCGGCGCCTTTAAGCTCAACGGCATTGCATGGGCCATCGTTGGCGGCGAAAGCGGTCCGGGTGCGCGGCCAATGAAAGCCGAATGGGTGCGGAGCCTCCACCGTCAATGCAAGCAGGCCGGCGTGGCGTTCTTCTTCAAGCAATGGGGCGGTGTGCGCAAATCCGAAACTGGACGCGAACTCGATGGGAAAACATACAGCGAATTTCCTGCGCGCAATCCGATTGAAGCGCCGTCTCTTGAGGACCGGCGAGGGGTTTGGCAGAAACTGGAGACGAATTTGGCCATGGCTTGA